ACCATGGCGCTTTCGAAAGCAACACGGCGTCTCCTGATTATACTGGTTATCATGATTGGCTTGCTGGTTGTAATTGGTGTGGGAGGGCGTGTGCTCGGACTGTTTCGTCAGGAGACCGGGATTGCGGTCGAGGTTGCGAAGGCTGAGCGGCGGACGATAACTCAGGTGGTGACTGCTTCAGGGCGGGTGCAGCCCGAGATCGAGGTGACCATCAGCCCGGATGTTTCGGGGGAGATCGTTGAGCTTCCGGTGCGGGAGGGAGACCGCGTGGAGCGCGGTCAGCTTCTGGCACGCATTCGGCCGGATTTCTATGAAGCGCAGGTGCAACAGGCTGCCGCGGGTGTGGCGCAGGCGCGGGCTACGCTCAAACAGCGCGAGGCAGATCTGTTGCGTGCCGAAGCTGAGTTTAAACGACAGCGCGCCCTGTTTGAAAAACAGGCCATTTCCGCCAGCGACTTTGAAGCAGCCCGCACGCAGTATGAAGTAGCCAAAGCCGCGCTGGAGGCGGCGCGCTATGCCGTCGAAAGTGCAGAAGCGCGGCTCCGTGAAGCCCGCGAGCAACTGGCCAAGACCGTGATCTATGCCCCCATGGGTGGCATTGTGAGCAAGCTGAACGTGGAGCTGGGCGAACGTGTGGTCGGTACCAGTCAGATGGCGGGTACCGAGATGATGCGCATTGCCCGGCTGGATCAGATGGAACTGGAAGTAGAGGTGAACGAGAACGACGTCGTGAATGTCTCGGTCGGAGACACAGCAACGATCCACATCGACGCATATCCAGCGTACACGTTTCGCGGCGTCGTAACGGAGATTGCTAACTCGGCACGTATCATCAATCAAGGGACTCAGGAGCAGGTTACCAACTTTCCTGTGAAGGTGCGTATTCTGGGTACGGTAGCCCTGCCGGGGACGGAGCCTTCGGCAGTAGCACAGGCTGAGGAAGTACCGGTCGGTGCGGAGGTGCTTCCTCCCTTGCGTCCCGGGATGAGCGGCACTGTGGATATCTACACGAAAACGGTTTTTGACGCAGTGGCCGTGCCTATTCAGGCGGTTACTGTGCGTGACTTTAACCGCGTGCGTCCTGCAGACGGGATGGCGCCCGCTGATACCGTCAACAATCCGCTGGCGCTCAAGGAAGATCTACGCAAGGTGGTCTTTCTTGTGGAAAACGGCCGGGCAAAGATGGTGGAAGTAGAGACCGGAATTTCCGACGACACCTATATCGAAATCATCTCAGGATTGCAGGGAGGAGAGACTGTGATCATTGGACCTTATCGGGCGGTGAGTCAGACGTTACGACCGGGTATGGCAGTGCGTATTCAGCAGCCAGGTCCTGGCCGTCGCCTCATGGCAACAGTGCAATAGGGCAATCCGAAGAGCAAACCATGAGAGCTATGACCGACAGCCGGCGTCCACTTATCCAGTTGCGCGACGTGACCAAGATCTACAAAATGGGCATCCAGCAGGTACGGGCGCTCGACGGGGTTTCGCTCGACGTATATCCGAACGAATACGTGGCCATCATGGGCCCATCGGGTTCGGGTAAGTCTACTCTGATGAATATCATAGGATGTCTGGACACACCTACCAGTGGTACCTATTTCTTAAACGGCCGCGATGTAAGCCGACTTTCCGACGACGAGCTGGCCCGTATTCGCAACAAGGAGGTGGGCTTTGTGTTTCAGACGTTCAATTTGCTGCCTCGTGTCAATTGTTTGCAGAATGTAGAGTTACCCCTGATCTACGCCGGTGTGCGCAAAAGTCAGCGGCGGGCACTGGCCGAGGCGGCGTTGCGGAGCGTAGGGTTAGGCGATCGGATGCATCACAAGCCCAACGAGCTTTCCGGTGGTCAGCGTCAGCGCGTGGCCATTGCTCGGGCACTGGTCAACAGCCCGTCAATCATTCTGGCAGACGAGCCCACCGGCAACCTGGACTCAAAAACAGGCGAGGAGATTATGCGCCTGTTTGAACGGCTGTACCGTCAGGGACATACGCTGCTGGTCGTCACTCACGAGCGCGACGTTGCCTACCATGCCCGCCGGATTATTCACTTACGAGATGGTCGGGTTGAACGCGACGAACCGGTAACCCAGCCACTCCTGGCGGATCTGGACCTGAGCACAACGGTCTGAGGCCATGGAGCTCCCCGTTCTTTACGAAGATGCAGATCTGCTGGCCGTATGCAAGCCCGAAGGACTGGCGGCCATTCCCGAACGGGATCCCGCGCGCCCTTCGGCACGTCGCCTGCTCGAGGCAGTGCGTGGCGAACGTCTGTGGGTGGTGCATCGGTTGGATAAAGAGGCTTCAGGCGTGCTGTTGTTTGCGCGCCATGCTGCGGCCCATCGCTATCTGAACAGACTCTTCGAGCAGCGACAGGTGCGCAAGGTGTACCGGGCGGTGGTCCATGGACGCATCGAGCCGGCGCAGGGACAGATTCAGGCGCCGATCCGGATGTATGGGTCCGGACGCATGGGCGTTGATCCAGAGCGGGGTAAGCCCAGTGAGACGCGCTATCGAGTGCTGACGTATCTGGGGGAGGCCTATACGCTGCTTGAGGTGCTACCGTTGACCGGCCGCCGCCATCAGATCCGGGTACACTGCTACCATATCGGACATCCCATTGTGGGAGATCTGCGGTATGGCGACCGATCAATGCAGCAACGCTATCCCCGGTTAATGCTGCATGCTTACAGCATCCGTTTCCGGCATCCGAAGGGGCAGGAGCTGGAGATCGTAGCGCCCGTGCCCGAGCGTTTTCAGCAGGTATTCGAAGCGCTCCAGGCGGAGGTTGCAGGAGCCGTAACGGACCATTCAGCTACCACTTCATCCCCTTCGAGCACATAAAAGCGACGCAGCAGGGGGGCAATCAGACAGGCGTGATTGGGCACGATCTGTACACGGTCGCCTATTTGAAGTGTAGGGCCACCACGTATATGCATCCAGCCATGCTCTTCCGAAAGACGCTCAATAATGGCGTGGGGTAGCGGTGTACGGTTGGCCGGACGGTAAAGCGGCAGGCCATAACCCTGTGTTCCATATCCCTGATCTGTGGCCAGCGCCTTTTTGCCGGCATCCAGGAAGACCCACCAACCACCCCGGCCGTCCGGCTTTCGGCTCACCACACGGGCCAGCACCGTCAGTGCGCAGGCATCGAGCGAGCAGCTACCCAGCGCCACCTGCATGGCGTCGTGAAAGACATAGTTGCCGGGACGGATTTCGGTAATGCGAAAGCCCTGTACCGTGTGGTTTATGAAGTAGTGGGCTGTGGGGGTGGAACCGACGCTGAGTTCAAACCGATCGGGCTGAACCAGCCCGGCCTGATGTAAGGCAACAGCTGCTGTCAGGAGCCGATCGCGTTCTTCGGTGGCGATGCGCCGCAGCGCGTCAGCTGGCGCCTCGTCGGGGCCCGGACCATGGTAGGCCTGTCCGGCATGGGTGAGCAGGCCGATCAGTCGCAGGCCTGGACGTTCCTGAATCATCCGGGCGCATGTCACCAGTCGTTGTGTGTCGTTCCAGCGCACACCTGTGCGGCCAAAACCCGTATCGATCTCCAGCAACACTTCGGCCTGGTGGCCACGCGCGGCAAAGAAGTCGGCAGCTTCGCGAATCGCCTCGGGTGTGTCGAGACAGAAAGATAGCCGCGCCTGCGTCATGAGCCTGAGCAGCCTTTCATAGCGATCGGCACCGACGGTAGGGTAAGCCACGCGCACGTCGGTAAAACCAGCCGCCACAAAGGCTTCTGCTTCGTCAACGGTGGCCACCGTAATGCCTGCCGCTCCTGTTTCTTGCTGCAACCGGGCCAGTTCTGGCGATTTGTGCGTTTTGGTATGTGGACGCAGGGCGACCCCTTCCCGCGCGGCACGTCGCTGCATCTCCCGAAGGTTGCGTAGCAGACGCTGCCGATCGATCAGCGCGACGGGTGTAGGCAGGGTATCTACCGTGTACATGGCCAGCTTCGAGCTTAAGGAAACATAGACATAACCGATAGCACCGACTGTAAAAATAACATAATCTGCCCATTATGACCGTCGTAGCAAAAGAAGTAGAAACCATGGAGGCGCTGCACCCGCATGTAGCCGAGGCCTTTCTGGCTTTACAGCAGGTAATCACGCGGGCAGCGATTGGCGCGGCCCGGACGGCCCAGCGGCTGGAGCGCATCGGGACGCAATTTTCGGAGGCACGGGCCGGTGTAGAAGGGGCAGTGCGCGCGGTGCAGCAGATCCGACAACGCGTAGAATCCGTAGCCGAAGCGGCCCGTTCGACAGCCGAAGTTGCTCATCAGGTAGCCTGGCTTACCGAAGAAGGACGCCAGCAGAGTAGCGCATCGCGCAGGGCCGTCGGCACACTGGAGCAGCAGATTACGGCCGTCATGGAGCGGCTGGAGCGGCTGGTGGTCCAGGTGCAGAGCATCACGCAGATCAGCGATGTGATCGACCGAATCGCCCGGAAAACAAAATTGCTGGCTTTCAATGCAGCGATTGAGGCTGCGCGGGTCGGACGTGAAGGGCAGAGTTTTTCAGTGCTGGCTGATGAAATCAAAACGCTTTCGGAAGATACGGCGCAGCAGACGCGTCAGATCCGATCCCGGATCAACGATCTGATCAGAGAGCTCCACCCGGTGGAGGAAGCCATCTCCCAGAGCCAGACGCTGTTGCATGCCACCGTGGAGCAGTCCGATCGACTGGAGATGGCCCTGCAGCGCATCCACGAGCTGGCTGATCAGGCGGCGGCGCATATGGACCAGGTGGTTTCAACTGTAGATGTGCAGCTACAGGATGCCGAGACGGTCGGGGCAACCCTGCAACAGGCGCTGGCAGCGGTGGGACACGTCGATGAAGATGCCCGGTATATCGCCCGCGAGGCCTTTACGCTTTCGGAGCTGGTCGAGGATGCCTACAGTTATCTGGGCCGTTTCGAGGGACATTCTCTTTTCCATCGCGCGCTGCAACTGGCTCGTGAGCTGGCCGAGCGCAGCCGCCGCATCTTTGAACAGGTGATCGACGAAGGACGGTGTACGCTGGAGGATGTGCTGGCGCTCGAATATACGGAAATTAAAGGGCGCGAGGCCATCGCTTCGCTGGCCCGACTTTTCGACGTAAGCCGCGTACCGGAAAGGGGCTTTGATCCGCCCAAGTACAGCACACGCTACGATCACCTGGTGGACGAAGCGCTGCAGCAGGTGATGGACGAGGTGCTTGAACGAGAGCCTCGCCTGACTTTTGCCCTGATCATTGATCTGAACTCCTACGCCCCCATCCACAACCGTCGCTTCTGTCAAGACTGGACAGGTGATCCCGAAAAAGATCTGGTCGGCAACCGTATCAAACGATTCTTTTTCGACAGAGGCGTGCTGGTACGTGGTGCTCGCGTCGGGCTTCCACAGGCGGCCATAACGTTACCCAACATGGCACGACGCGAAGATTTTCTACGCGTGTGCGACCTTCGGGAGCGACCAGAAGAGCGGGAGGTTTTCCTGGTACAGACCTATGCCCGCGATACAGGACAGGTGCTCAGCGTGTTGACCGTACCCCTTTATGTGAAAGGATACCGCTATGGAGCAGTCCTGCTGGGCTGGGATCCAGAACAGGTCGGCTGATCAGGGATGAATGCGCTGGCCGACCTGTCCCATGGCTACGCGCAGACGATTCCGAGCGCGCTCCAGGGCGGCTTCTGCCTCGGCGCGTTCTTCAGGCGTCTGGGCCTTCTGGAGGCGTTCGAGGGCGCGCTGTTCGGCAGCGCGGGCTCGCTCAACATCGATCTCGGAAGCTGGTTCGGCTGTCTCGGCCAGGATGGTCACCGTATTGCCCAGCACTTCGACGAAACCGCCGCTTGTAGCAAAGGTGATGCGTTCTCCAGCCGGCGTGGTTACAAAGAGGGGGCCTACCGTGATGGCTGCCACCATAGGGGCGTGGTTGTAGAGCACCTCGAACGAGCCCTCCACGCCGGGCGCGCGTACGCTGAGCGCTTCGCCTCGAAATACGCGTCGGTCAGGCGCAACGATTTCCACAAAAAGGGTTCGTGCCATGATCAGGCCTCGGCTTCTTTAAGCATCTTCTCGCCCGCCTCGATCACTTCTTCGATGGTACCGCGTAGCAGGAAAGCACGTTCGGGTAGATGGTCCAGCTCGCCATCGAGGATCATGCGAAAGCCTCGCACGGAGTCCTCAATCTTGACATACTTGCCGGGAATGCCCGTGAACTGTTCCGCTACAAAGAAAGGTTGGCTCAGGAAACGCTGCACGCG
This is a stretch of genomic DNA from Rhodothermus sp.. It encodes these proteins:
- a CDS encoding efflux RND transporter periplasmic adaptor subunit, with translation MALSKATRRLLIILVIMIGLLVVIGVGGRVLGLFRQETGIAVEVAKAERRTITQVVTASGRVQPEIEVTISPDVSGEIVELPVREGDRVERGQLLARIRPDFYEAQVQQAAAGVAQARATLKQREADLLRAEAEFKRQRALFEKQAISASDFEAARTQYEVAKAALEAARYAVESAEARLREAREQLAKTVIYAPMGGIVSKLNVELGERVVGTSQMAGTEMMRIARLDQMELEVEVNENDVVNVSVGDTATIHIDAYPAYTFRGVVTEIANSARIINQGTQEQVTNFPVKVRILGTVALPGTEPSAVAQAEEVPVGAEVLPPLRPGMSGTVDIYTKTVFDAVAVPIQAVTVRDFNRVRPADGMAPADTVNNPLALKEDLRKVVFLVENGRAKMVEVETGISDDTYIEIISGLQGGETVIIGPYRAVSQTLRPGMAVRIQQPGPGRRLMATVQ
- a CDS encoding ABC transporter ATP-binding protein, which produces MRAMTDSRRPLIQLRDVTKIYKMGIQQVRALDGVSLDVYPNEYVAIMGPSGSGKSTLMNIIGCLDTPTSGTYFLNGRDVSRLSDDELARIRNKEVGFVFQTFNLLPRVNCLQNVELPLIYAGVRKSQRRALAEAALRSVGLGDRMHHKPNELSGGQRQRVAIARALVNSPSIILADEPTGNLDSKTGEEIMRLFERLYRQGHTLLVVTHERDVAYHARRIIHLRDGRVERDEPVTQPLLADLDLSTTV
- a CDS encoding RluA family pseudouridine synthase, with translation MELPVLYEDADLLAVCKPEGLAAIPERDPARPSARRLLEAVRGERLWVVHRLDKEASGVLLFARHAAAHRYLNRLFEQRQVRKVYRAVVHGRIEPAQGQIQAPIRMYGSGRMGVDPERGKPSETRYRVLTYLGEAYTLLEVLPLTGRRHQIRVHCYHIGHPIVGDLRYGDRSMQQRYPRLMLHAYSIRFRHPKGQELEIVAPVPERFQQVFEALQAEVAGAVTDHSATTSSPSST
- a CDS encoding alanine racemase, producing MYTVDTLPTPVALIDRQRLLRNLREMQRRAAREGVALRPHTKTHKSPELARLQQETGAAGITVATVDEAEAFVAAGFTDVRVAYPTVGADRYERLLRLMTQARLSFCLDTPEAIREAADFFAARGHQAEVLLEIDTGFGRTGVRWNDTQRLVTCARMIQERPGLRLIGLLTHAGQAYHGPGPDEAPADALRRIATEERDRLLTAAVALHQAGLVQPDRFELSVGSTPTAHYFINHTVQGFRITEIRPGNYVFHDAMQVALGSCSLDACALTVLARVVSRKPDGRGGWWVFLDAGKKALATDQGYGTQGYGLPLYRPANRTPLPHAIIERLSEEHGWMHIRGGPTLQIGDRVQIVPNHACLIAPLLRRFYVLEGDEVVAEWSVTAPATSAWSASNTC
- a CDS encoding methyl-accepting chemotaxis protein yields the protein MTVVAKEVETMEALHPHVAEAFLALQQVITRAAIGAARTAQRLERIGTQFSEARAGVEGAVRAVQQIRQRVESVAEAARSTAEVAHQVAWLTEEGRQQSSASRRAVGTLEQQITAVMERLERLVVQVQSITQISDVIDRIARKTKLLAFNAAIEAARVGREGQSFSVLADEIKTLSEDTAQQTRQIRSRINDLIRELHPVEEAISQSQTLLHATVEQSDRLEMALQRIHELADQAAAHMDQVVSTVDVQLQDAETVGATLQQALAAVGHVDEDARYIAREAFTLSELVEDAYSYLGRFEGHSLFHRALQLARELAERSRRIFEQVIDEGRCTLEDVLALEYTEIKGREAIASLARLFDVSRVPERGFDPPKYSTRYDHLVDEALQQVMDEVLEREPRLTFALIIDLNSYAPIHNRRFCQDWTGDPEKDLVGNRIKRFFFDRGVLVRGARVGLPQAAITLPNMARREDFLRVCDLRERPEEREVFLVQTYARDTGQVLSVLTVPLYVKGYRYGAVLLGWDPEQVG
- a CDS encoding F0F1 ATP synthase subunit epsilon — its product is MARTLFVEIVAPDRRVFRGEALSVRAPGVEGSFEVLYNHAPMVAAITVGPLFVTTPAGERITFATSGGFVEVLGNTVTILAETAEPASEIDVERARAAEQRALERLQKAQTPEERAEAEAALERARNRLRVAMGQVGQRIHP